From a single Streptomyces sp. 1331.2 genomic region:
- a CDS encoding phosphatase PAP2 family protein: MQSRSTRAPIPRQGSDHRTATTGLDLPRGTRGPARPDPRGPGNARDHRDHRGRGDAHDHREPGWPPMSRRRAALLAATLAVYLLVLAGVLLNTALVDLDWSVRLLRPYERWPRLEPLLDTWVVAGQRGPSAIAAFAWLAWRARRLGRLRPLLVMGIALLLLNVTVGAVKIVTGRLGPHYAQYVGSPELFSGGTIFPSGHTANAVVTWGVLAYLAVRWRRTGAVIAAATACSIGLTTVYLGTHWVTDVLAGWAAGLLVLLSLPLLEPLVAAAEQRLHRRFGRPPLPC, encoded by the coding sequence GTGCAATCCAGAAGTACCCGCGCTCCCATTCCGCGACAGGGGTCGGACCACCGCACGGCCACCACCGGCCTGGACCTCCCCCGCGGCACGCGCGGCCCGGCCCGGCCCGACCCCCGCGGCCCCGGCAACGCCCGCGACCACCGCGACCACCGCGGCCGCGGCGACGCCCACGACCACCGCGAGCCCGGCTGGCCGCCGATGAGCCGACGGCGGGCCGCCCTGCTCGCCGCCACCCTCGCCGTCTACCTGCTGGTGCTGGCCGGCGTCCTGCTCAACACCGCCCTGGTCGACCTCGACTGGTCGGTCCGCCTGCTGCGCCCGTACGAGCGGTGGCCCCGGCTGGAGCCCCTGCTCGACACCTGGGTGGTCGCCGGGCAGCGCGGCCCCTCGGCGATCGCCGCCTTCGCCTGGCTCGCCTGGCGCGCCCGCCGCCTCGGCCGACTGCGCCCGCTGCTGGTCATGGGCATCGCGCTGCTCCTGCTCAACGTCACGGTCGGCGCGGTGAAGATCGTCACCGGTCGGCTCGGCCCGCACTACGCCCAGTACGTCGGCTCGCCCGAGCTGTTCTCCGGCGGCACCATCTTCCCCTCCGGCCACACCGCCAACGCCGTGGTCACCTGGGGCGTGCTCGCCTACCTCGCCGTCCGCTGGCGGCGCACCGGCGCCGTGATCGCCGCCGCGACGGCCTGCTCGATCGGCCTCACCACGGTGTACCTGGGCACCCACTGGGTCACCGACGTGCTGGCCGGCTGGGCCGCCGGGCTGCTCGTCCTGCTCTCGCTGCCGCTGCTGGAACCCCTGGTCGCCGCCGCCGAGCAGCGGCTCCACCGCCGCTTCGGCCGCCCGCCCCTGCCGTGCTGA
- a CDS encoding I78 family peptidase inhibitor — translation MSGSDAVGSGAAGPDAEGYAGLRIERARELARRHGWASVRVLEPGAMMTMEYRQGRLNLAVRDGVVERSWEG, via the coding sequence ATGTCGGGGTCGGACGCGGTGGGGTCGGGTGCGGCGGGGCCGGACGCCGAGGGGTACGCGGGGCTGCGGATCGAACGGGCCAGGGAGTTGGCCCGGCGGCACGGCTGGGCCTCGGTCCGGGTGCTGGAGCCGGGGGCGATGATGACCATGGAGTACCGGCAGGGGCGGCTCAACCTCGCGGTGCGGGACGGTGTGGTCGAGCGCAGCTGGGAGGGGTGA
- a CDS encoding DUF6343 family protein, which produces MRTTTPRRWRSGTEPATARSDLKLRYLLSLIFTPLFVLATVGFAVWAAVSPVDGAPGRGTLTGFAVACGLLSLVAVVDLVVVIRRRRTEL; this is translated from the coding sequence ATGCGCACCACCACCCCGCGACGGTGGCGCAGCGGCACCGAGCCGGCCACCGCCCGCAGCGACCTCAAGCTCCGCTACCTGCTCTCGCTCATCTTCACGCCGCTGTTCGTGCTGGCGACGGTGGGCTTCGCGGTCTGGGCGGCCGTCTCCCCGGTCGACGGTGCACCCGGCCGGGGCACCCTCACCGGCTTCGCCGTCGCCTGCGGCCTGCTCTCGCTGGTCGCCGTCGTCGATCTCGTGGTGGTCATCCGGCGCCGCCGGACCGAGCTCTGA
- a CDS encoding aspartate aminotransferase family protein produces the protein MPAEPDRPAVDRRAVDSPAVDRRAVDRPAFDLAALIAERGSERYELNSRYLNPQLSRMLHTIGFDKYYERAAGPYFYDAEGNEYLDMLAGFGIFALGRHHPVVRSAIQQVMDLDLPDLVRFDCSPLPGLLAERLLSYAPGLDRVFFGNSGTEAVETALKFARYATGRRRILYADHAFHGLTTGSLSVNGENGFRKGFEPLLPDTAIPLGDLGALAKELKRGDVAGLIVEPIQGKGVQAPPPGWLRAAQALLHEHKALLICDEVQTGIGRTGEFFAYQHEDGVLPDLVCAAKALSGGYVPVGATLGKGWIFEKVYSSMDRVLVHSASFGSNAQAMAAGLATLEVMRDEKVVENARKVGDQFRERLTALVDKYELLAEVRGRGLMIGIEFGRPKSLKLRTGWTALQAARKGLFAQMIVVPLLQRHRILTQVSGDHLEVIKLIPPLIITERDVDRFMDAFTDIMDEAHRGSGLMWDFGRTLVKQAVGSR, from the coding sequence ATGCCGGCTGAACCAGACCGCCCCGCCGTCGACCGCCGCGCCGTCGATTCTCCTGCTGTCGACCGCCGGGCCGTCGACCGTCCCGCCTTCGACCTCGCCGCCCTGATCGCCGAACGCGGCTCCGAGCGCTACGAGTTGAACAGTCGCTACCTCAATCCGCAGCTGTCCCGGATGCTCCACACCATCGGCTTCGACAAGTACTACGAGCGTGCTGCGGGCCCGTACTTCTACGACGCCGAGGGCAACGAGTACCTGGACATGCTGGCCGGCTTCGGCATCTTCGCGCTCGGCCGCCACCACCCGGTGGTGCGCTCGGCGATCCAGCAGGTGATGGACCTCGACCTGCCGGACCTGGTCCGCTTCGACTGCTCGCCGCTGCCCGGCCTGCTGGCCGAGCGCCTGCTGTCGTACGCGCCCGGGCTGGACCGGGTCTTCTTCGGCAACAGCGGGACGGAGGCGGTGGAGACCGCGCTGAAGTTCGCCCGCTACGCCACCGGACGCCGGCGGATCCTCTACGCCGACCACGCCTTCCACGGGCTGACCACCGGCTCGCTGTCGGTCAACGGGGAGAACGGCTTCCGCAAGGGCTTCGAGCCGCTGCTGCCGGACACCGCCATCCCGCTCGGCGATCTCGGCGCGCTGGCCAAGGAGCTCAAGCGCGGCGACGTCGCGGGGCTGATCGTCGAACCGATCCAGGGCAAGGGCGTCCAGGCGCCGCCGCCGGGCTGGCTGCGGGCCGCCCAGGCGCTGCTGCACGAGCACAAGGCGCTGCTGATCTGCGACGAGGTGCAGACCGGGATCGGCCGCACCGGCGAGTTCTTCGCCTACCAGCACGAGGACGGCGTATTGCCCGACCTGGTCTGCGCGGCCAAGGCGCTCTCCGGCGGGTACGTCCCGGTCGGGGCGACGCTCGGCAAGGGCTGGATCTTCGAGAAGGTGTACTCCTCGATGGACCGGGTGCTGGTGCACTCGGCCAGCTTCGGGTCGAATGCCCAGGCCATGGCGGCCGGGCTGGCGACGCTGGAGGTGATGCGGGACGAGAAGGTGGTGGAGAACGCCCGCAAGGTCGGCGACCAGTTCCGCGAGCGGCTGACCGCGCTGGTCGACAAGTACGAGCTGCTGGCCGAGGTGCGCGGGCGCGGGCTGATGATCGGCATCGAGTTCGGCCGGCCCAAGTCGCTCAAGCTGCGCACCGGGTGGACGGCCCTGCAGGCGGCGCGCAAGGGGCTGTTCGCGCAGATGATCGTGGTGCCGCTGCTGCAGCGGCACCGGATCCTGACCCAGGTGTCCGGGGACCACCTGGAGGTGATCAAGCTGATCCCGCCGCTGATCATCACCGAGCGGGACGTGGACCGGTTCATGGACGCCTTCACCGACATCATGGACGAGGCCCACCGGGGCAGCGGCCTGATGTGGGACTTCGGGCGGACGCTGGTGAAGCAGGCGGTCGGCAGCCGCTGA